The DNA region GCGTGCCTGTATATCACGACCCGCTCGCTCAGGCCTTTCGCCCGGGCGGTGGTTATATAATCCTGCCTGATGACTTCCAGCATGTTGGAGCGCATATATCGCGAAAGCCCCGCGAGACCGCCGAACGCTGAAAGAAGGACCGGCAATAAGAGGTGTTTCGCCAGGTCGAGGACGGCCGCCCCGGGTGAAAGATACTCAGCGTTGAGCGAACGTATGCCGGAGATGGGCAGCCAGTCAAGGTGGATGCCGAAAAGGATCATCAGCAGAAGTGCAAGCCAGAAGGTGGGAACGGCGAATCCCACAAAAACGACGACCGTCGTTATTTTGTCGAACAGGCTGTCTCGACGCACCGCCGACAGGACCCCGATGGGGATGGCGATCACGATGATGAGGACCATCGAAAGGACATTGATGGTGATCGTGATGGGAATACGCTCGGCGATCTTGTCGACGACGGGACGATGGTCCGTGGAAAAGGATTCTCCCAGGTCGAGGACGGCGAGTTTTTTGACCCAGAGGAGATACTGAACATGAAGAGGCTTGTCCAGATCGTACATCGCCATGAAGCGTTCCCGTGCCTCGGCGGAGACATTGGGATTCATTTCCGTCTGCAGGTCCGTGGGCGAACCGGGGGCAAGGTGGATCACAATGAAACAGATGATGGTGATCCCGATGAGGAGGGGAACCATGGTGAGCAACCGCCGGAACACGTATCGGATCATGAAGCCATCTCCCTTCTACTCGGCGGCGGCCGGCAAATTCATGGTCTCCAGGTTCTTCACGGTACGGCGGAACGTTGACACCTCGTGGGGTTCCAGGGTTATCACCGGCTGCGCATCCCTGGCCGCCAGGTACTCGAAGAGATCCGGAAAGGGGAAGCTCCCCTCACCCACGGGTTGATGTTCATCCTTCTTCCCGTCGTTATCGTGAAGATGCAGCTGGCCCAGGTATTGACCCAGCCTGTCGAGCCATTCCGCCAGCGGCGCTTCTGAAAAGACGTTGAAGTGACCCGTATCAAAGCAGAAACAGAAGGGACTCGATCTTTCAAGGGAATCGAAGAGCCGCCCGAGCCAGACGGGATCTTGTTCATAGACGTTCTCCAGGGCAACGACGGTGTTCATCTCCGCCGCCCGCCTGAGAAAATGGTTCCAGGTGTCCCGGCTGTTCTCGAGCCAGAGCTCCTCGTTGGACACGTAATACCGATCATCGAAAGAGGCATGACACACGACCGTCACCGGTTGGAAAAGGGGCACCAGGTCAAAGACCTGGTTCAGGCGATCCATCGTCACCTCTCGTATCCGTCTGTCAATGGCTCCCGGCCGCAGGTCGAAGAACGGTGCGTGAAAGGTGATCGTCAATCCGGCGTCACGGAGCCGTGAAGCCGTTTCGGCGAAATCGTCGCGCCGGAAACGGTCAAGAACGAAACAGTTAAAGCCGATCTCGGGATTGATCCGCTCCCGCAGGACCATTGGCAGGTATTTTTCCACCAGCATGAGATAGGGCATATTGACCTGAACCCTCTCCAGCACGGTTCGTTTCATAAGCAGTCACCACCCACACAAGGCACATATCCTGGAAACATTGTATCACCCTCTATCACAACGCCTTCCTTTTAACAACAGGAGTGAATAAGGGATTACGGATTACGGGGTACGGATTACGGGGTACGGATTACGGGGCACGGATTACGGAGTAGGTTTCTCCCCTCCCTTTCGTAAAGGGAGGTTGGGAGGGATTTATACAAATGAAAATCTCCCCCCTCCCCTCTTTAATAAAGAGGGGAGCAACAACAGACATTCACGTTCCCTGTATCTGGCACTCTGTCGCTTTGCCCCTTTGTGGCTCTGGAGAGCACCCGATGAATCGGGCAACTACAACCAATATGAACTCAAGGACTTACGAACTTAGGACCTTCTAATCCTTAATCCGACTACCCCGTAATCCGTATCCCGTAATCCATGCCCCATATTTTCCCTTGACATCCCGCCGGCTGTCGCGTATAAGCTCTCTACATTGTGAAAGGTATGCGGGAATGAAAACAACAATGGGCACAACCTATTTTTGGTTTAGCTACTATTATTATTTTGGCGAACCGGTTTGCCCGTTGCCCCTCAGTACCTAAACCACAGAAAAATCGAAAACAGAGGCCATGGGTGAATCGGAAGATTCACCCATGGCCTTTTTATTTTCAGGCCATGGAGAGAAAACTATCCATGGCCTTTTTTTCGCAGAAAAAAGAGGAGGACACATCGGTGATCATCGTCATGAAGAGAACGGCAACGGAAGAACAGATTCAGGCGGTCATAGGATGGATCGAATCGATCGGATACCGGGCACATCCGTCACGGGGAACCGAATGCACCCTCATCGGTGCCGTCGGCGACCAGCGGGGCAAGGAGCACCTGAAGTTCGTCGAGTCCATGGCGGGTGTGGACAAGACCATCCCCATCCTGAAACCTTACAAGCTTGCAAGCAGGGAAGTGAAACCGGGCAACACGGTTGTGAAGGTCGGAACCCTGAACATCGGCGGCCCCGGCTTCATCGTCATGGCAGGCCCCTGTTCCGTTGAAAGCGATGAACAGATGATGGAAAGCGCCTATGTTATTAAAAAAGGCGGTGGTCATATTCTCAGGGGCGGCGCATTCAAACCGAGGACTTCGCCGTACAGTTTTCAGGGAATGGAGGAAGCCGGCCTGAAGCTCCTCAAAAAAGCCAGGGAAAAGACCGGATTGCCGGTCATCACTGAAGTCATCAACACGACCGATGTGGACCTTATAGAGGGATATGCCGACATCCTGCAGATCGGGGCACGGAACGTCCAGAACTTCGCCCTTCTGAAAAAGGCGGGCGCGGCGCGGAAACCGGTGCTGATCAAAAGGGGGATGATGACAACGATCGAGGAACTGCTCATGTCGGCGGAATACGTCCTTTCAGCGGGAAACGATAACGTCATTCTCTGCGAGCGGGGCATACGGACCTTCGAGACGGCGACGAGAAACACCCTGGACATCAGCGCCGTCCCCGTTCTGAAAGAACTGACCCACCTGCCGGTCATCGTCGATCCCAGCCATGCCGCGGGGAACTGGAAATATGTTCTGCCGCTGGCGAAAAGTGCCTTGGCGGCCGGCGCCGACGGCCTCATGATCGAGGTCCATCCCGAACCGGAAAAGGCATACTCCGACGGCAAGCAGTCCCTGAAACCGGAAAAGTTCTACCAGCTCATGGATGAACTGCGGCACCTGGAAGGACATCTCAAAAAAGAAGGAGCGGCACTGCAATGAAAAAGATCAGCGTGACACTGGACGGGAACCATCTCTCTTCTCATGACGTCTGTATCGGGAAAAACATCCTCGACAGGATCGGGTTCCTCATCGCCGGAAGCGGCGCCGTTTCCCGGCGCGTTATCATCAGCGATTCAACTGTAGCATCCCTCTATGGCGAGGCGGTCCTCGAAGCATTTGGAAAAGCGGGGGCCGATTGCGCCATGATCACCTTTCCCGCCGGCGAGGAATCCAAAAACATCGACACGGTCCTTGCCGTCGTTTCGGACCTGACCACGCTCCAGGTGGACCGGGCGTCCGAACTGATTGCGCTGGGAGGCGGGGTTACCGGAGATATCGTCTCCTTTGTCGCGTCGATCTACATGCGATCGATACCGTATGTCCATGTGCCGACGACCCTGCTCGCGCAGGTCGACAGCAGCATCGGCGGCAAAACAGGCATAAATCTTCCGGCGGGGAAAAATCTTCTGGGGACCTTCCATCAGCCCCGGGGGACCTATATCGACATTCAATTTCTAAAAACCCTGCCTGAAGAAGAATACCTGAACGGCCTGTCCGAGATCGTCAAATACGGGGTCATTGAGGACACGACGCTGCTCGACCTTCTTGAAAACAGCATCGAAGATATTCGTGAGAGGAAACCACAGCTTTTGCGGCAGTTGGTTGAGCGGTCCTGCATGATCAAGAAAAACATCGTCGAAATGGACGAGACGGATCGGGGGCTTCGTCGAATTCTCAACTTCGGCCATACCCTGGGGCATGCCGTCGAGGCCGAATCGGGATACCGCGTCTCCCATGGAAAAGCGGTCGCCCTGGGGATGATCGCTTCCGCCAGGATATCTGAAGAATTGAAATACCTGACACACCGGGAGCGTATCCGCATAGAAACGATCATCGGGGAACTGGGGCTCCCCTGTCAAATTCCCGCCAAGATCAGCACCGCCGGCATCATTTCGCGTCTCAAGCACGACAAAAAGAAAAAGGGTGACGCGCTTCATTTCGTCCTGCTGAAAAAGCTGGGGGTCCCCTTCATGAACGGTGCCGTTGAAGAATCGCTGATCCACAACATAGTCGAGGATCTGAAACAATGAAGAATACATCATTGCGTGAATTGCGACGTCGGGTCCAGGACATGGACCGCAAGCTCACGTCACTTCTCAATGAGAGGGCCCGGATCGCCGTGGAGATCGGAATGGTAAAAACCGCCGAAGGCGGCACGGTGTATGACCCGCATCAGGAACGGCGCGTGTACGAACAGATCGGCACCATCAATGAAGGGCCGCTTCCCGAATCCTCACTCCGGCATATTTTCAGGGAGATCATATCGGCTTCCCGTTCCCTGCAGCAACCGTTGACGATCGCCTATCTCGGCCCGGAAGCATCTTTCTCCCATTTGGCGGCACAGTCCCACTTTGGTGGCAGCGTCTCCTTTTCGGCGCAGCCAAGCATTAACGATGTCTTTGACCGGGTCGAACGCGGGCAGGCCCATTACGGCGTCGTACCCGTCGAAAACTCGCTTGAAGGACGGGTCAATCTCACGCTTGACCGCCTGCTCACGACACCTTTGAAGATACGGGCCGAGATCATACTTCCCATCCGTCACTGCCTGATGGCGGCGGGGATACTCCGGGACCGGATCCTGCGGGTCTACTCCCATCCTCAGGCCCTCGCCCAGTGCCAGATATGGCTCCGGAAACATCTTCCCGACTGCTCGCTTCATGCCGTGGAAAGCACCGCCTTCGCCGCTCAAACGGCACGGAAGGACCCCGAGGGTGCGGCCATCGGGAGCAGGGAGGCGGCCGCCATGTACGAACTGAAAGTCATCGATGAAGGAATCGAGGACCATTCATCGAACGCGACGCGGTTCCTGGTGATCGGTGATGAAGGCGCCGGTTACATCGGTGGAGAGAAGACCTCTATCGTCTTCGGGACCCGGCATGAACCGGGGGCGCTGCATAGAGCTCTTGAATCCTTTGCAAAACGGTGCATCAACCTGGTCAGGATCGAATCCTACCCCCTCAAGGGAAGCCTCTGGGAATATCTTTTTTTCGTAGATTTTACCGGAAGCGAGGATGATGAGCGCATCGGTCAATGCCTCACCGAGCTCAGGGAGCGAACAACATTTTACCGCCATCTCGGCTCATATCCCCAGGGAGCGGCACGGCAATGATCTGTATCCCCGTCACTGCAACCAGCACGGCAATGGCCCGGGTCCGGATGGAGCACTGTGCTCCTCATGCCGACATGATCGAATTGCGGATCGACCGTATTGACGGACCCAAGCTTCCTGAATTGCTCGGAGAAACTCCATGCCCCGTCATCGTCACGAACAGAAAGAAAGCGGAAGGAGGATACTTTTCCGGCAGCGAGGAAGAACGAATTTCGACACTGCTGGAGGCGGTCCGGCTGAAAGCAGGATATGTCGACATAGAACTGAGCGCGGGAGAGGAAGCGACCGGAAGGCTGAAAGAAGCGATCGGGGCGAACGGCTCCGCAACAAGGCTGATCGTCTCCTACCATAACTTTGCAGAAACACCCCCGGACGGGGTATTACGGAACATCCTTACCGAAGCCGCTGCGGTCGGTGCCGATATTGTCAAGATCGCAACCTGGGCGACGGTACCGGCGGACAATATCCGTATCCTGTCCTTTCTCGAAGCCATGACGACATCCGGAGCGGACGTCATCGCCTTCTGCATGGGAACCGAGGGACGGGTCAGCCGGTTGCTGGCACCCGTCTTCGGCTCCTATCTTTCCTACGCGGCCCTGGAAAAAGGCATGGAATCCGCCCCTGGCCAGTTCACCGCCGGAGAAATGAGAAGGTTCCTGGAGATGCTGCGATCATGAACAGGTCACCTGAACAACGATATGTCCTTTTCGGAAACCCCGTCGGACAGAGCCTGTCGCCGCTCATGCACAACGCCGTCTTCAAGCGCGAAGGGCTCAATGCGCGGTACCACGCCATGGAGATCGAAGATGCCGGGAAGATCATAGACACGATGAGGTCCGCGGGTATTTCCGGCGCAAGCATTACGATCCCCCACAAGATCGCGGTCATGCCGTACCTCAACGCGCTCTCTGAAAGCGCCGCCGCTGTCGGTGCTGTCAATACGATCACCCGTTCAGGAGACGGTTTCAGCGGTGACAACACGGACTGGCTGGGCATCGTCCGATCATTGAAGGAATCGATGGGTGTTTTGCAGGGAAAGACCTTCGCCGTCCTCGGCGCGGGCGGGACCGCGCGGGCGGCGGTCTTCGGCATCAAGCGGGAAGGTGGCCTCCCCGTCATCATCAACAGAACGCACCGGCGGGCGGAGATGCTGGCCGGGGAATTCAACTGCGGCGCCCTCCCCTTCACGGAACTGTCGACATTCCATGCCGACGTTTTCATCAACACGACACCGGTTGGAATGTTCCCCCATTACGATGAATCACCGCTTCCGGCCGACTGGGTAAAGAACTTTGAAACGATCATGGATGTCATCTATAATCCGGTTGAAACAAGACTTCTCCGCCACGCCCGAAGAGCGGGCCGGCGGACGGTTTCGGGACTTTCCGTTTTCATTTATCAGGGAGCGGAACAACTGCGGCTCTGGACGGGGATACAGCCGCCCGTAGCCTTCATGAGAACGATCATCGGTGATGCGTTCAACCATGAAAAGGATTAGAACAACAGGACATCTCAATGCAACGGTGCGGGTCCCCGGCTCGAAGAGCATCACCCAGCGGATGCTCATCACGGCCTTCCTGGCAAAGGGGGAAACGGTGCTCCGTAATGCCCTCCTCTCCGAAGACACCTCCTGCCTGATGGAGGCGCTTCGCCTTCTCGGAGCCCAGATCGAACATACTGCCGGCAGGATCACCATCACGGGAACGGGAGGGACCGTTCAGAACCCCGGAAAACCCATCCTTATGGGGAACAACGGCACCGCCATGCGTTTTTTGACGACCCTGACAACCCTCGGCAGAGGGACGTTCACCATCGATGGAAGCACCCGCCTGCGGGAACGGCCGGTAAAACCACTCCTGGACGCTCTGGGAGCCCTCGGGGCAACGGCCCATGGTCATGACGGACGCGGCCGGCCGCCCGTCACCGTTCAGGCGGCGGGCACACTGCGCGGAGGAACGGTAACCTTCACGGACATCGACAGCAGCCAGTATGTATCGTCCTTGCTGCTGGCGGCCCCCTGCTCGGGAAAAGGCATTGCCATCATGCTCGAAGGCGCGACCGTTTCCATGCCGTACGTGGACATGACCATCGACGTGATGAACCGTTTCGGCGTGTCCGTGGCAAGCGAGGAGAACCGTTTCCTTGTTACGGCGCCGCAGTGGTACCGGGCCAGCGATCATGTGATCGAAGGCGACCTGTCAAGCGCTTCCTATTTTTTTCTCGCGGCGGCCATCCGCGGGGGAACGGTCAGGGTCCTGAACGTCGGCACGGGAAGCCGTCAGGGGGACCGGCGATTCCTTGACATCCTGTCGGACCTGGGCTGCAGGATAACCAGATGTGCCGAATGGATCGAGGTCACCGGCGTTAAGCTTCACCGGGGCGACCGTTGCTATGACATGGCGGACATGCCCGACATGGTCCCTTCCCTGGCGGTGCTTGCCGCCTACCGTGAAGGGACGACCATGATCGAACGCGTTGCCCATCTGCGGAAAAAGGAAAGTGATCGATTGCGGGCGCTGGCATGCGAGCTGAACCGGATCGGCATCACCGTCCGGGAAAAAGCGGACGGACTGGAGATCACGGGAGGAGCGCCTCGGGGAACGACCATCAGAACCTATGACGACCATCGCATTGCCATGAGTTTTGCCGTGGCCGGGCTTGTCACGGAGGGAATGGACATCGAAAATGAGGGGTGCGTCGAAAAGTCCTTTCCCGGGTTCTGGACTGAAATGGAAAAACTGTACGGATGAACACCATCATTCTCATCGGACATCGCTGCACGGGAAAGACATCGGTGGGGAGGCTTCTCGCCCACCGGCTCGGCCTCGACTTCATTGACGCAGACGAGCTCATCGAGTCCCGCTCGAACCTGACCGTACGGGAAATCGTCGCGCGCGGCGGCTGGCCCCTGTTCCGTGAAAAGGAAAAGGAAATCCTGCGCGAACTGGCCCGGAGGCCGGATGCCGTTATTGCCGCCGGCGGGGGTTCTTGTGATGATCCGGAAAACCGGAAACTTCTGAAAGAGGAAAATCTCGTCGTCTGGCTCACCGCCGACGCAGAGACCATCATCGAACGGATGGGGCTTGACACGCAGAGCGGAGAGAGGCGGCCGTCCCTGACGGGAACCGATGTCCTGGAAGAAACGATGTCGCTCCTCTCACAAAGAGCGCCCCTGTTCAGAGAAATAGCCGATCTCGCGATCGACACCACGGGGAAAACCGTGGCAGATGTGGTCGGGCTGATCGTGGATTTCAGACTTCATGCAAAGGAGTTCTCATGTCCGGAAGTTCAATAGGTGTCATTTTCAGGGTCACCACCTGGGGAGAATCACATGGTGCGGCGCTGGGGGCCGTGGTTGACGGATGCCCTGCCGGCATCGACCTCACGGAAGCCGATATCGACCGCGAGACAGGGCGAAGGAGTCCGGGAAAGGACTCCGCTGGTTCACCCCGCCGGGAAAGGGACCGGGTGGAGATCCTCTCCGGTGTTTTTCAGGGGAAAACGACGGGGACCCCGATCTCTTTGCTCATCAGAAACGAG from Deltaproteobacteria bacterium includes:
- a CDS encoding shikimate kinase gives rise to the protein MNTIILIGHRCTGKTSVGRLLAHRLGLDFIDADELIESRSNLTVREIVARGGWPLFREKEKEILRELARRPDAVIAAGGGSCDDPENRKLLKEENLVVWLTADAETIIERMGLDTQSGERRPSLTGTDVLEETMSLLSQRAPLFREIADLAIDTTGKTVADVVGLIVDFRLHAKEFSCPEVQ
- the pheA gene encoding prephenate dehydratase, whose amino-acid sequence is MKNTSLRELRRRVQDMDRKLTSLLNERARIAVEIGMVKTAEGGTVYDPHQERRVYEQIGTINEGPLPESSLRHIFREIISASRSLQQPLTIAYLGPEASFSHLAAQSHFGGSVSFSAQPSINDVFDRVERGQAHYGVVPVENSLEGRVNLTLDRLLTTPLKIRAEIILPIRHCLMAAGILRDRILRVYSHPQALAQCQIWLRKHLPDCSLHAVESTAFAAQTARKDPEGAAIGSREAAAMYELKVIDEGIEDHSSNATRFLVIGDEGAGYIGGEKTSIVFGTRHEPGALHRALESFAKRCINLVRIESYPLKGSLWEYLFFVDFTGSEDDERIGQCLTELRERTTFYRHLGSYPQGAARQ
- the aroD gene encoding type I 3-dehydroquinate dehydratase, translated to MICIPVTATSTAMARVRMEHCAPHADMIELRIDRIDGPKLPELLGETPCPVIVTNRKKAEGGYFSGSEEERISTLLEAVRLKAGYVDIELSAGEEATGRLKEAIGANGSATRLIVSYHNFAETPPDGVLRNILTEAAAVGADIVKIATWATVPADNIRILSFLEAMTTSGADVIAFCMGTEGRVSRLLAPVFGSYLSYAALEKGMESAPGQFTAGEMRRFLEMLRS
- the aroE gene encoding shikimate dehydrogenase: MNRSPEQRYVLFGNPVGQSLSPLMHNAVFKREGLNARYHAMEIEDAGKIIDTMRSAGISGASITIPHKIAVMPYLNALSESAAAVGAVNTITRSGDGFSGDNTDWLGIVRSLKESMGVLQGKTFAVLGAGGTARAAVFGIKREGGLPVIINRTHRRAEMLAGEFNCGALPFTELSTFHADVFINTTPVGMFPHYDESPLPADWVKNFETIMDVIYNPVETRLLRHARRAGRRTVSGLSVFIYQGAEQLRLWTGIQPPVAFMRTIIGDAFNHEKD
- the aroF gene encoding 3-deoxy-7-phosphoheptulonate synthase, whose translation is MIIVMKRTATEEQIQAVIGWIESIGYRAHPSRGTECTLIGAVGDQRGKEHLKFVESMAGVDKTIPILKPYKLASREVKPGNTVVKVGTLNIGGPGFIVMAGPCSVESDEQMMESAYVIKKGGGHILRGGAFKPRTSPYSFQGMEEAGLKLLKKAREKTGLPVITEVINTTDVDLIEGYADILQIGARNVQNFALLKKAGAARKPVLIKRGMMTTIEELLMSAEYVLSAGNDNVILCERGIRTFETATRNTLDISAVPVLKELTHLPVIVDPSHAAGNWKYVLPLAKSALAAGADGLMIEVHPEPEKAYSDGKQSLKPEKFYQLMDELRHLEGHLKKEGAALQ
- a CDS encoding ABC transporter permease — translated: MIRYVFRRLLTMVPLLIGITIICFIVIHLAPGSPTDLQTEMNPNVSAEARERFMAMYDLDKPLHVQYLLWVKKLAVLDLGESFSTDHRPVVDKIAERIPITITINVLSMVLIIVIAIPIGVLSAVRRDSLFDKITTVVVFVGFAVPTFWLALLLMILFGIHLDWLPISGIRSLNAEYLSPGAAVLDLAKHLLLPVLLSAFGGLAGLSRYMRSNMLEVIRQDYITTARAKGLSERVVIYRHALRNALLPVITILGLSIPGLIGGSVIFETIFAIPGMGQLFYMAVMSRDYPVVMGILFIGAILTLLGNLIADVSYALADPRIRVS
- the aroA gene encoding 3-phosphoshikimate 1-carboxyvinyltransferase — its product is MKRIRTTGHLNATVRVPGSKSITQRMLITAFLAKGETVLRNALLSEDTSCLMEALRLLGAQIEHTAGRITITGTGGTVQNPGKPILMGNNGTAMRFLTTLTTLGRGTFTIDGSTRLRERPVKPLLDALGALGATAHGHDGRGRPPVTVQAAGTLRGGTVTFTDIDSSQYVSSLLLAAPCSGKGIAIMLEGATVSMPYVDMTIDVMNRFGVSVASEENRFLVTAPQWYRASDHVIEGDLSSASYFFLAAAIRGGTVRVLNVGTGSRQGDRRFLDILSDLGCRITRCAEWIEVTGVKLHRGDRCYDMADMPDMVPSLAVLAAYREGTTMIERVAHLRKKESDRLRALACELNRIGITVREKADGLEITGGAPRGTTIRTYDDHRIAMSFAVAGLVTEGMDIENEGCVEKSFPGFWTEMEKLYG
- a CDS encoding sugar phosphate isomerase/epimerase, which produces MKRTVLERVQVNMPYLMLVEKYLPMVLRERINPEIGFNCFVLDRFRRDDFAETASRLRDAGLTITFHAPFFDLRPGAIDRRIREVTMDRLNQVFDLVPLFQPVTVVCHASFDDRYYVSNEELWLENSRDTWNHFLRRAAEMNTVVALENVYEQDPVWLGRLFDSLERSSPFCFCFDTGHFNVFSEAPLAEWLDRLGQYLGQLHLHDNDGKKDEHQPVGEGSFPFPDLFEYLAARDAQPVITLEPHEVSTFRRTVKNLETMNLPAAAE
- the aroB gene encoding 3-dehydroquinate synthase, which codes for MKKISVTLDGNHLSSHDVCIGKNILDRIGFLIAGSGAVSRRVIISDSTVASLYGEAVLEAFGKAGADCAMITFPAGEESKNIDTVLAVVSDLTTLQVDRASELIALGGGVTGDIVSFVASIYMRSIPYVHVPTTLLAQVDSSIGGKTGINLPAGKNLLGTFHQPRGTYIDIQFLKTLPEEEYLNGLSEIVKYGVIEDTTLLDLLENSIEDIRERKPQLLRQLVERSCMIKKNIVEMDETDRGLRRILNFGHTLGHAVEAESGYRVSHGKAVALGMIASARISEELKYLTHRERIRIETIIGELGLPCQIPAKISTAGIISRLKHDKKKKGDALHFVLLKKLGVPFMNGAVEESLIHNIVEDLKQ